Proteins from a single region of Scleropages formosus chromosome 22, fSclFor1.1, whole genome shotgun sequence:
- the LOC108918236 gene encoding tumor necrosis factor receptor superfamily member 8-like isoform X1: MCEPCTRPCLDSRHLVEIKTCGATFNRECHCEKGFYCSSKAQYTCRRCLSCPSGTFSSVTSLESMERTCKQHTNCTNFGLVMISEGNNTRDHQCGPVSTTPATAMPITKRLFSTLQATTVRALEPTNTFILPVTEQNSSSASSQYPNVTISQSSSSSAYQESITTTPLMSSSPTSSHRFNISTSQSSSSTEHQFNSPAPQGTSNSPSVQSLWLLILVCLLLLAVLLAGFCRGKRLKKLQEYCGLSVKKETQKTGNLALTPQSPEQPLLESLYNESREVAVPEEAGAAYSGRQQITVDQSGGGESVKNTVGSIYIYSPGMVVLGANSSERREEPVEGQAFISTPQQESLREPVTTGPWVRCPNGAPLVEGMQEEDHKLSYPVPATGK, from the exons ATGTGTGAGCCATGCACCCGACCTTGCTTAG ACAGTCGACACCTGGTAGAAATTAAGACGTGTGGCGCAACCTTTAACCGAGAGTGCCATTGCGAAAAAggtttttactgcagtagtAAGGCACAGTACACGTGCAGGAGGTGTTTGTCTTGTCCATCCGGCACCTTTTCCAGCGTCACATCTTTGGAATCCATGGAACGCACTTGCAAGCAACATACAAA ctgtACCAACTTTGGACTGGTAATGATTTCTGAAGGCAATAATACCAGAGATCACCAGTGTGGCCCAGTCTCCACCACCCCAGCAACTGCCATGCCAATTACTAAGCGGCTCTTTAGCACCCTTCAGGCAACCACTGTTAGAGCTCTGG AGCCCACAAACACGTTTATACTTCCGGTAACGGAGCAGAATTCCTCCAGCGCTTCATCCCAGTATCCCAACGTCACCATCTCCCAGAGTTCTTCTAGCTCTGCGTACCAGGAATCCATTACAACCACCCCCTTGATGTCCTCCagccctacctccagccatcgCTTCAACATCAGCACCTCCCAGAGTTCCTCCAGCACTGAGCACCAGTTCAACAGTCCTGCACCTCAGGGCACCAGTAATTCACCTTCTGTCCAGTCCCTCTGGTTGCTCATCTTAGTTTGCTTGCTGCTGCTTGCTGTATTATTGGCAGGGTTCTGCAGGGGTAAGAGGTTGAAGAAGCTACAGGAGTACTGTG GTCTGTCAGTGAAAAAG GAGACACAGAAGACTGGAAACCTCGCCCTAACTCCCCAGTCACCTGAACAACCTTTGTTGGAGTCCCTCTATAATGAGAGCAGGGAGGTGGCTGTACCTGAGGAAGCCGGGGCTGCCTACAGCGGCAGGCAGCAGATCACGGTGGACCAGAGTGGGGGAGGAGAGAGTGTCAAAAACACCGTGG GGTCCATATACATCTACTCTCCTGGGATGGTGGTCCTTGGGGCCAATTCGTCGGAGCGTAGAGAGGAGCCTGTAGAGGGGCAGGCCTTTATCAGCACACCACAGCAAGAGTCCCTCAGGGAGCCAGTGACCACAGGGCCTTGGGTGAGGTGTCCCAATGGAGCACCCTTGGTGGAAGGGATGCAAGAGGAAGATCACAAACTCAGTTATCCGGTGCCAGCCACTGGAAAGTGA
- the LOC108918236 gene encoding tumor necrosis factor receptor superfamily member 8-like isoform X2 has product MHPTLLSRHLVEIKTCGATFNRECHCEKGFYCSSKAQYTCRRCLSCPSGTFSSVTSLESMERTCKQHTNCTNFGLVMISEGNNTRDHQCGPVSTTPATAMPITKRLFSTLQATTVRALEPTNTFILPVTEQNSSSASSQYPNVTISQSSSSSAYQESITTTPLMSSSPTSSHRFNISTSQSSSSTEHQFNSPAPQGTSNSPSVQSLWLLILVCLLLLAVLLAGFCRGKRLKKLQEYCGLSVKKETQKTGNLALTPQSPEQPLLESLYNESREVAVPEEAGAAYSGRQQITVDQSGGGESVKNTVGSIYIYSPGMVVLGANSSERREEPVEGQAFISTPQQESLREPVTTGPWVRCPNGAPLVEGMQEEDHKLSYPVPATGK; this is encoded by the exons ATGCACCCGACCTTGCTTAG TCGACACCTGGTAGAAATTAAGACGTGTGGCGCAACCTTTAACCGAGAGTGCCATTGCGAAAAAggtttttactgcagtagtAAGGCACAGTACACGTGCAGGAGGTGTTTGTCTTGTCCATCCGGCACCTTTTCCAGCGTCACATCTTTGGAATCCATGGAACGCACTTGCAAGCAACATACAAA ctgtACCAACTTTGGACTGGTAATGATTTCTGAAGGCAATAATACCAGAGATCACCAGTGTGGCCCAGTCTCCACCACCCCAGCAACTGCCATGCCAATTACTAAGCGGCTCTTTAGCACCCTTCAGGCAACCACTGTTAGAGCTCTGG AGCCCACAAACACGTTTATACTTCCGGTAACGGAGCAGAATTCCTCCAGCGCTTCATCCCAGTATCCCAACGTCACCATCTCCCAGAGTTCTTCTAGCTCTGCGTACCAGGAATCCATTACAACCACCCCCTTGATGTCCTCCagccctacctccagccatcgCTTCAACATCAGCACCTCCCAGAGTTCCTCCAGCACTGAGCACCAGTTCAACAGTCCTGCACCTCAGGGCACCAGTAATTCACCTTCTGTCCAGTCCCTCTGGTTGCTCATCTTAGTTTGCTTGCTGCTGCTTGCTGTATTATTGGCAGGGTTCTGCAGGGGTAAGAGGTTGAAGAAGCTACAGGAGTACTGTG GTCTGTCAGTGAAAAAG GAGACACAGAAGACTGGAAACCTCGCCCTAACTCCCCAGTCACCTGAACAACCTTTGTTGGAGTCCCTCTATAATGAGAGCAGGGAGGTGGCTGTACCTGAGGAAGCCGGGGCTGCCTACAGCGGCAGGCAGCAGATCACGGTGGACCAGAGTGGGGGAGGAGAGAGTGTCAAAAACACCGTGG GGTCCATATACATCTACTCTCCTGGGATGGTGGTCCTTGGGGCCAATTCGTCGGAGCGTAGAGAGGAGCCTGTAGAGGGGCAGGCCTTTATCAGCACACCACAGCAAGAGTCCCTCAGGGAGCCAGTGACCACAGGGCCTTGGGTGAGGTGTCCCAATGGAGCACCCTTGGTGGAAGGGATGCAAGAGGAAGATCACAAACTCAGTTATCCGGTGCCAGCCACTGGAAAGTGA
- the tnfrsf1b gene encoding tumor necrosis factor receptor superfamily member 1B, with translation MFTAFRKIQLVSLALLQLVNQVCTTPYLVDSNKKCRNSSTEYLHEPLNLCCSKCPPGYRLSKKCTATSDTECKKCQEGTFSSKMSFANCFLCLKCKKDSGLQYAQNCTATSNAKCVCQEGWFCTLEEDDSCKACSRRTSCPVGFGVSKKGTPSSDVTCEPCKEGTFSDQQSYTQACRIHTDCHSQGRETLFRGNTTSDAKCGPVTRFQLTTLTTVPPTTYNIPAQSIGFYTTFNELRVPTAPSLMGSYTWSAISVVAVVLLVAMIIITVLVYKKKGKRNNADTDINKKFLPENGDTQDASSSSASSQTESTHGVWVGPVGTGRPDPVQTESPKVNVSVTTTINYSLCPSTQLCSAVTPTGVPTAFASGSSFPLSKEEVLLSQQCEEGKEVRVAVQESGKDIC, from the exons ATGTTCACCGCGTTCAGGAAAATCCAGCTCGTCAGTCTGGCCCTGCTGCAGCTTGTGAACCAG GTCTGCACGACCCCCTATTTAGTGGACTCCAACAAGAAATGCAGGAATTCAAGCACTGAATACTTACACGAACCGTTAAACCTGTGTTGCAGCAAGTGTCCGCCAG GATATCGGCTGAGCAAGAAGTGCACTGCAACCTCTGACACTGAATGTAAGAAGTGCCAAGAAGGAACATTCAGCAGCAAGATGTCGTTTGCCAACTGCTTCTTGTgtttaaagtgtaaaaaag ACAGTGGATTGCAGTATGCACAGAACTGTACTGCAACTTCAAACGCCAAGTGTGTGTGCCAGGAAGGGTGGTTCTGCACGCTGGAAGAAGACGATTCCTGCAAAGCGTGCTCTCGCCGCACCAGCTGCCCGGTTGGTTTTGGGGTTTCCAAAAAAG GTACACCATCCTCTGATGTGACATGTGAGCCCTGCAAAGAAGGGACCTTCTCTGACCAGCAGTCGTACACCCAGGCCTGCCGGATTCACACAGA CTGTCATTCTCAAGGGAGAGAAACTCTGTTCCGAGGCAATACCACCTCAGATGCAAAGTGTGGCCCGGTAACCAGGTTCCAGCTGACAACGTTAACGACTGTGCCTCCAACCACATACAACATCCCAGCGCAAAGCATCGGTTTTTACACCACTTTCAACGAACTCCGTGTGCCTACTGCTCCGTCGCTCATGGGATCTTACA CTTGGAGTGCCATCAGTGTAGTGGCTGTTGTTCTGCTGGTTGCCATGATCATCATAACAGTGCTGGTCTATAAAAAGAAAG GAAAAAGGAACAATGCTGACACAGACATCAATAAA AAATTCCTGCCAGAAAATGGGGATACCCAGGATGCTTCATCATCCTCCGCCTCAAGCCAGACTGAGTCCACTCATGGCGTATGGGTGGGTCCAGTGGGCACCGGCCGGCCAGACCCCGTACAAACAGAGAGTCCGAAGGTCAATGTCAGTGTCACCACCACCATCAACTACAGCCTATGCCCAAGCACGCAACTATGCTCTGCTGTGACCCCAACGGGAGTTCCGACGGCTTTCGCTTCAGGTTCCTCCTTCCCCCTGTCCAAGGAGGAAGTGCTTCTTTCACAACAGTGTGAAGAGGGCAAGGAGGTGCGAGTGGCAGTGCAAGAGAGCGGGAAGGACATATGTTAA